The proteins below come from a single Panicum hallii strain FIL2 chromosome 7, PHallii_v3.1, whole genome shotgun sequence genomic window:
- the LOC112899172 gene encoding PHD finger-like domain-containing protein 5B, whose product MAKHHPDLIMCRKQPGIAIGRLCEKCDGKCVICDSYVRPCTLVRVCDECNYGSFQGRCVICGGVGISDAYYCKECTQQEKDRDGCPKIVNLGSAKTDLFYERKKYGFKKR is encoded by the coding sequence ATGGCAAAGCATCATCCTGATCTCATCATGTGCCGGAAGCAGCCCGGCATTGCGATCGGTCGCCTGTGTGAGAAATGCGATGGCAAGTGCGTCATCTGCGACTCATACGTGCGCCCATGCACGCTTGTTCGGGTCTGCGACGAGTGCAACTACGGCTCATTCCAGGGAAGGTGTGTGATCTGCGGAGGAGTCGGCATCTCAGACGCCTACTACTGCAAGGAGTGTACCCAGCAGGAGAAGGACCGGGATGGTTGTCCCAAGATTGTCAATCTTGGAAGCGCCAAGACTGATCTCTTCTACGAGCGGAAGAAGTATGGTTTTAAGAAGAGATGA